One genomic segment of Naumovozyma castellii chromosome 7, complete genome includes these proteins:
- the NCAS0G04260 gene encoding uncharacterized protein, which translates to MYVGRGVPRKAPAVKVPVFQYLMMQLAIFHNAPFMQIVYGQFFQLPRVECFSHWLRLMTLSVQFERDQGRRLYQVVGAMYYVYSKCPR; encoded by the coding sequence ATGTATGTTGGTCGTGGTGTGCCAAGAAAGGCTCCTGCAGTCAAGGTGCCAGTGTTCCAGTATCTCATGATGCAGCTAGCCATCTTCCATAATGCTCCGTTTATGCAGATTGTCTACGGCCAGTTCTTCCAGCTGCCACGAGTGGAGTGTTTCAGTCATTGGCTGCGGTTGATGACGTTGAGTGTTCAATTTGAGAGAGATCAGGGGCGGAGGCTGTACCAGGTGGTGGGAGCTATGTATTATGTGTATTCAAAGTGTCCTCGCTAG